In a single window of the Pleurodeles waltl isolate 20211129_DDA chromosome 4_2, aPleWal1.hap1.20221129, whole genome shotgun sequence genome:
- the GPR88 gene encoding G protein-coupled receptor 88 — protein sequence MTNSSSLSKLCVDSPGTRVIVSLLYGLFSVAGTVSNLLVIYLIFSFKKLKTTSNAFIFNGCVADLLVCAFWMPQKVILISRSWAANSAFYWMFMEGLLFLWVTVSLFSHSLIALNRYVLITKLPAVYQTIYQKRNTEWMIAMSWVVPIVFLLPWIFEQKLHTPAKCPSQRLLVLVSKEVHLSSSYTAILSAVTILGQTSVLIYCYFKIFRKVQVSVKRVSVLNVQIMPHLPTSCPRKDKRLGVYVLCVCCTFIVSTEPYVWVILWGLARPITEGLQIASWMVFCLLFVVNPFMYTWKNEEFRRSFRSIVRVDFWKDSAVGVETVSRTVSRVEP from the coding sequence ATGACCAACTCCTCCTCGCTGTCCAAACTGTGTGTGGACTCCCCTGGCACAAGGGTCATTGTGTCCCTTCTCTATGGCCTATTCTCGGTTGCAGGCACCGTGAGCAACCTATTGGTCATCTACCTCATCTTCTCTTTCAAGAAGTTGAAGACCACCAGCAATGCCTTCATCTTCAATGGATGTGTGGCCGACCTTTTGGTATGCGCCTTCTGGATGCCACAGAAGGTGATCCTCATCTCAAGGTCCTGGGCTGCGAACTCTGCATTCTACTGGATGTTCATGGAAGGGCTCCTTTTCCTCTGGGTGACTGTCTCTCTGTTCTCCCACTCGCTCATTGCCCTCAACCGGTATGTACTTATCACAAAATTGCCTGCAGTCTATCAGACCATCTATCAGAAGAGGAACACTGAGTGGATGATAGCCATGTCCTGGGTAGTCCCTATTGTTTTCCTGCTACCTTGGATCTTCGAGCAGAAACTCCACACTCCTGCTAAGTGTCCCAGCCAGAGGCTTCTGGTTCTTGTCAGTAAGGAGGTCCACTTGTCCAGTTCATACACAGCTATCCTCTCCGCAGTGACCATCCTCGGTCAGACCTCAGTTCTGATCTACTGCTACTTCAAAATCTTCCGGAAGGTGCAGGTCAGTGTCAAGAGGGTCAGCGTGCTAAATGTTCAGATCATGCCTCATCTACCCACCTCTTGCCCCAGGAAAGACAAGCGTCTGGGCGTGTATGTCCTCTGTGTCTGCTGCACCTTCATTGTGTCCACTGAGCCCTATGTGTGGGTCATCCTGTGGGGATTGGCCAGACCCATCACTGAAGGATTACAGATAGCCAGCTGGATGGTCTTCTGCCTGCTCTTTGTGGTCAACCCTTTCATGTACACCTGGAAGAATGAGGAGTTCCGCAGATCCTTCCGATCCATTGTACGAGTGGATTTTTGGAAGGATTCCGCTGTTGGTGTGGAGACTGTCAGTCGCACCGTTTCCCGCGTTGAGCCATAA